The Chrysiogenia bacterium genome has a window encoding:
- a CDS encoding serine/threonine protein kinase, with amino-acid sequence MPLKPDSTLKGYTIVKSLGDGGMAQVYLATQLSLQRPVAIKEMKAKFEDSPAIVEQFEQEARTLAAMQHGNITHIYDYWQQRKNRYIVMEFVKGVCVEDLLDKSGPLPWHVAAEIIRQAALALHYAHERGLAHLDIKPANLMITYEGKVKLMDFGISRLGGGKQSALGDMVIGSPGFMAPEQISGEPGLSSDQYALGVTFYGLLCNELPFDGDKLDEIEAAMKRGKYVAPRRINPATPRKVQRICRHMMRQNPFWRYRSLERVADVLGDVLLRYRKAGGEEALMEFLDREGWIPEQPSATGLLDSDTTVVQKRIRKRRSLRRRRAAIRLALILSALAVVVAGAEFAARWNFERVFPKTESSLALKVEPFAWVRVDGVFYSALPQMPGAQLVVPSGTHEVALYNPLYSTRRESLRFAKNKPETLEGPLESRVLRGYEKVRLKALEYWEKLKS; translated from the coding sequence ATGCCGCTGAAACCCGACAGCACGCTCAAGGGCTACACCATTGTGAAAAGCCTCGGCGACGGCGGGATGGCCCAGGTATACCTGGCCACCCAGCTCAGCCTGCAGCGGCCGGTGGCCATCAAGGAAATGAAGGCAAAGTTCGAAGACTCGCCCGCCATCGTCGAGCAATTCGAGCAGGAGGCCCGCACGCTGGCCGCCATGCAGCACGGCAACATCACCCACATCTACGACTACTGGCAGCAGCGCAAGAACCGCTACATCGTGATGGAGTTTGTCAAAGGCGTGTGCGTCGAGGACTTACTTGATAAATCCGGCCCCCTGCCCTGGCACGTGGCAGCCGAGATCATCCGGCAGGCCGCCCTGGCCCTCCACTATGCCCATGAGCGCGGACTGGCCCATCTCGACATCAAACCGGCCAACCTGATGATTACCTACGAGGGCAAGGTGAAGCTGATGGATTTCGGCATCAGCCGCCTGGGCGGAGGAAAGCAGTCGGCCCTGGGCGACATGGTGATCGGTTCGCCGGGCTTCATGGCGCCCGAGCAGATTAGCGGGGAACCCGGCCTTTCCTCCGACCAGTACGCCCTCGGCGTGACTTTCTACGGACTGCTCTGCAACGAACTTCCCTTTGACGGCGACAAGCTCGACGAGATCGAAGCCGCCATGAAACGCGGCAAGTATGTTGCGCCCCGGCGGATCAATCCCGCTACGCCGCGCAAGGTGCAGCGCATCTGTCGCCACATGATGCGCCAGAACCCCTTCTGGCGCTACCGCAGTCTCGAACGGGTTGCCGACGTGCTTGGCGACGTGCTGCTGCGCTACCGGAAAGCCGGGGGCGAGGAAGCCCTCATGGAGTTCCTCGATCGCGAGGGCTGGATTCCCGAACAGCCGAGTGCCACCGGGCTGCTCGATTCCGACACCACGGTTGTTCAAAAACGAATCAGAAAGCGCCGCAGCCTGCGACGACGAAGGGCTGCCATCCGGCTCGCACTCATTTTGAGCGCGCTGGCTGTTGTGGTCGCCGGCGCGGAGTTCGCTGCCCGCTGGAACTTCGAACGGGTGTTTCCCAAAACGGAGTCTTCACTCGCGCTGAAAGTCGAGCCTTTCGCGTGGGTGCGCGTGGACGGAGTCTTCTATTCCGCGTTGCCGCAAATGCCCGGCGCGCAGCTTGTGGTGCCAAGCGGCACGCACGAGGTTGCGCTCTACAACCCGCTCTATTCGACGCGCAGAGAGTCGCTGAGGTTCGCAAAGAACAAGCCAGAAACGCTCGAAGGCC
- a CDS encoding acetyl-CoA carboxylase carboxyltransferase subunit beta → MAVVTTPTGKMPTIGEGDHPWIACPECKQVLYRREWDEALQVCPSCGHHGRLSARERVAQLCDEDSFVEWDPGLVSSDPLEFTDLKPYKDRQAQAEKTAAGPESMLTGKGTIEGVASALAVFEYTYMGGSMGTVLGEKFCRAAERALEERLPLIQVSASGGARMQEGTLSLLQMARVSALVAELRHAGLPFISLLTDPTTGGVAASSAMQGDVIISEPGALIGFAGPRVVEQTTGTALPPGFQRAEFLLKHGFVDQIIPRAQLSERIARLLRLLGAGEKFAK, encoded by the coding sequence ATGGCAGTTGTCACCACCCCCACCGGGAAAATGCCCACCATCGGCGAGGGCGACCATCCCTGGATCGCCTGTCCCGAGTGCAAGCAGGTTCTCTATCGCCGCGAATGGGATGAAGCCCTGCAGGTCTGTCCTTCCTGCGGCCATCACGGACGCCTGAGCGCGCGCGAGCGCGTGGCGCAGCTCTGCGACGAGGACAGCTTTGTCGAGTGGGACCCGGGACTTGTCTCATCCGATCCGCTCGAGTTTACCGACCTCAAGCCCTACAAGGATCGCCAGGCGCAGGCGGAGAAGACCGCCGCGGGCCCCGAGTCCATGCTCACGGGCAAGGGCACCATTGAGGGCGTTGCCAGCGCGCTGGCAGTATTCGAATACACCTACATGGGCGGCTCCATGGGAACCGTGCTCGGAGAGAAATTCTGCCGCGCGGCAGAGCGTGCGCTGGAAGAGCGCCTGCCGCTCATCCAGGTCTCGGCCTCCGGCGGTGCGCGGATGCAGGAGGGAACCCTCTCGCTGCTGCAGATGGCGCGCGTTTCGGCGCTCGTTGCAGAACTCCGTCATGCCGGGCTGCCGTTCATTTCCCTGCTCACCGATCCGACGACCGGCGGCGTGGCCGCTTCCAGCGCCATGCAGGGCGACGTAATCATTTCCGAACCCGGCGCGCTCATCGGTTTTGCCGGTCCGCGCGTGGTCGAGCAGACCACGGGCACGGCGCTGCCGCCGGGATTCCAGCGCGCCGAGTTCCTGCTCAAGCACGGCTTTGTCGATCAGATCATTCCGCGCGCGCAGTTGAGCGAGCGCATCGCGCGCCTCCTTCGCCTGCTGGGCGCCGGAGAGAAGTTCGCGAAGTAG
- a CDS encoding bifunctional folylpolyglutamate synthase/dihydrofolate synthase, whose amino-acid sequence MSAPTDYASSLAHLRALGRAGIDLRLDRVRRVAEGLGNPQLKYATILVAGTNGKGSTCAMLDSMLNAAGYRCGLYTSPHLVRETERVRVCGSEITPQMFAESARAVYEAAEKAAAARPPGASLLTAFEFLTLLAFDALARAKVEIAVIEVGLGGRLDATNIVDPLVTVIAPISMDHEQYLGDTLEAISHEKAGILRPGVPFIHGSRHHEVKRVIAEICQQNNVPLKQAGADFDFLPLRDQHMHYAGFAGAWRDLKVGLSGMHQLDNAAMACAVAEVLGETKFPVSTEAVREGLQSVRWRGRMETLSTQPLVLCDGAHNRDAARSLRRYLEQYVPFRKIHLIVGHTRDRDVEAFLSILAPVAARVTLTQTSDGALADPESLLPLALRVHKNVVVESDLSKILRQIYWRKPEDELIVVSGSLYLVGETIGLLESGEIAGFESARGVIMSPLDA is encoded by the coding sequence GTGAGCGCCCCCACCGACTACGCCAGTTCGCTTGCCCACCTGCGCGCCCTGGGGCGCGCGGGCATCGATCTGCGCCTGGACCGCGTGCGCCGCGTGGCTGAGGGGCTCGGCAATCCCCAGCTAAAATACGCCACGATTCTTGTTGCCGGCACCAACGGTAAGGGATCGACCTGCGCCATGCTGGACTCGATGCTGAACGCTGCAGGCTATCGTTGCGGGCTCTACACCTCGCCCCACCTCGTGCGTGAGACCGAGCGCGTGCGCGTTTGCGGCTCCGAGATTACCCCGCAAATGTTCGCCGAGAGCGCGCGGGCCGTTTACGAGGCCGCCGAAAAAGCGGCGGCGGCAAGGCCGCCCGGCGCCTCGCTGCTTACCGCGTTCGAGTTTCTGACCCTGCTGGCCTTCGACGCACTGGCGCGCGCGAAGGTGGAAATTGCCGTGATTGAGGTGGGACTTGGCGGTCGCCTGGATGCGACCAACATCGTCGATCCGCTGGTGACGGTGATTGCCCCGATTTCCATGGACCACGAACAGTATCTGGGGGACACACTCGAAGCCATCAGCCACGAGAAGGCCGGCATTCTGCGTCCGGGGGTGCCGTTCATCCACGGCTCGCGCCATCACGAGGTAAAGCGCGTCATTGCCGAGATTTGTCAGCAGAACAACGTGCCGCTCAAACAGGCGGGAGCCGACTTCGACTTCCTGCCCCTTCGCGACCAGCACATGCACTACGCGGGCTTTGCCGGCGCCTGGCGCGACCTCAAGGTTGGGCTTTCGGGAATGCACCAGCTCGACAACGCGGCCATGGCCTGCGCGGTGGCCGAAGTTCTCGGCGAGACGAAGTTCCCAGTTTCCACTGAAGCCGTACGCGAGGGGCTGCAAAGCGTGCGCTGGCGCGGACGCATGGAGACGCTCTCGACCCAGCCGTTGGTGCTTTGCGACGGCGCCCACAACCGCGACGCGGCGCGCTCGCTCCGGCGTTACCTCGAACAATACGTTCCTTTCCGGAAGATCCATCTGATTGTGGGGCACACTCGCGATCGTGACGTGGAGGCCTTCCTCTCGATTCTCGCGCCGGTAGCTGCGCGCGTGACCCTCACGCAGACCAGCGACGGCGCGCTTGCCGATCCTGAATCACTGCTGCCGCTGGCACTGCGCGTGCACAAGAACGTGGTGGTCGAGAGCGATCTCTCAAAGATTCTCCGGCAGATCTACTGGCGAAAGCCCGAGGACGAACTCATCGTTGTAAGCGGTTCGCTCTATCTGGTCGGCGAGACGATCGGACTTCTGGAGTCCGGAGAGATTGCGGGATTCGAGAGCGCCCGCGGCGTCATCATGAGCCCGCTCGACGCCTGA